A segment of the Vagococcus hydrophili genome:
GCAAGGAAGTTTTCATGAAAAGTGTCCTAGGTAGCTTACTGGTTCCTTTATTTGTTTCTTTATTACATGACATGGAACCTGCAACAACAGACCCTATTTTAGCTTCGATCTTTGGTGGAGTAACTATCGGGATTGGTGTTGGTCTTGTTTTCTTAGGAAATGGTTCAACTGGTGGGACAACATTAATCGCTAAAATTATTCAGAAATATACACAATTAAAACTTGGTCTTTTAACAGGACTTTGTGATGGTTTAGTTATTTTAAGTGCTCTTTTTGTTTTTGATATTCAACGCGTTTTATATGCGATGATTGCTTTATATTTAACAGCTCGTGTGATTGATATGGTTCAAGTAGGACCTGATTTATCAAAAAATCTATTTATCATCTCACCTAAATTTGAAGAAATCCGTGAAGCCCTTCTTCATCAACAACAAACTGGTGTGACTTATTTACCAGTTGAAGGCGGACATCGTTTAGATCAGAAAAAAATGATTATGACGGTTATTCGTGACAATGACTACACAAAAATTAAACAAGCCATTTTAGAAATTGACCCAGAAGCTTTTATGGTTATTTCAAGTGCTAATGAAGTTTACGGTAAAGGCTTTACTTTATTCAGAGATTAAACATTAATAAAAATAGGTTCTTACCCAAGATTATTTGGATAAGAACCTATTTTTTTGCTATTTTAAAAATTTTATTTTTCCTTTTAGTTCTAAATTCAATAGATAATGAAATATTTTTTTAAGTCCGTAAAAGACAAAAGGCACAGCAATCATTAACGGCACGTAAACCACCATTAAATGGAAATCAAAAATATTAACCAATGAAAAAATATTGGCAAAGAAGATAAATATTACTAAAAAAATTGCTGCTAGTGAACCTATTAAAGCATAAATTTTCCAGCTTAGAGG
Coding sequences within it:
- a CDS encoding YitT family protein, with the protein product MIIQKLNSVFGKKIVEMFLITLGSFVVSLGFNAFLFPNRIVSGGINGLTIILFETLHWSPSIVLYSVNIVLLFLCFFILGKEVFMKSVLGSLLVPLFVSLLHDMEPATTDPILASIFGGVTIGIGVGLVFLGNGSTGGTTLIAKIIQKYTQLKLGLLTGLCDGLVILSALFVFDIQRVLYAMIALYLTARVIDMVQVGPDLSKNLFIISPKFEEIREALLHQQQTGVTYLPVEGGHRLDQKKMIMTVIRDNDYTKIKQAILEIDPEAFMVISSANEVYGKGFTLFRD